The Microcoleus sp. bin38.metabat.b11b12b14.051 genomic sequence TCGCGAACTAAAGATTAAAATCTTCGTAACAAAGCAGGCGCTATCTGTTGGCCACCGCACATCCGAGGCTTCGATTCGAGTCCGCACTTCCTCAAGCTTCTGGCTGCAAAAACCGATCTCGAACTTCGCTCGAAACCTGGTTTTTCCCAAATATCGTTACAGCCACCAGCAAAACTAGAAAAACCCAGAACTCTTGAATTTTTCTGCCTAGTTCCTCTGAGAATCTCGATCGCGAATCGCGAATTTTTGCAAGCCTTTTGGTCACAACTTAACAATTATTAATTACCGATTGCCCATGAAAGCTCAAAAAGAACTTTGGCGCGTTATCCTCGCAGTAGCTATCAGTATTGTAGGCGTGCTCCACTTTGCAGTGCCCGCACCCTTTATCAGAATCGTCCCGCCCCAGCTTCCTTACCCGGAAGCATTGGTTTATATCAGCGGCTTTTTCGAGATTTTGGGGGGAATTGGGCTGTTAATTCCTGCCGTTAGCAGAGCGGCGGCGTGGGGCTTAATTGCCCTGTTTATTGCCGTGTTTCCGGCTAATATCAATCAAGCCGTCAACAGCATTCCCATAGAAGGAATTCCACACCAGCCATTACTGTATTGGTTCAGGCTGCCTTTTCAAGCTGTCTTGATTGCTTGGGCCTGGGTTTATACCCAACCAGACGAAGGTAAACCTCGGGCTTCGGTAGTTCCAGATACAACCCAAAACGTTCAATGAAGCAGTTCGACTATTCTTTGGATTTTAAGAACCTCGACTTTCGACAGCACCCGGAACTTTATCGAGTGGGGAAAGGAGAACAGGGAGTGCTGTTGGTGGAGCCATACAAAGCAGAAATTCTGCCTTGGTGGAGATTTAAGACTCCTGAAATTGCCACCGAGTCCAGCAGCAAAATTTACGCCTTGTTTTTAGAGTATCTCGATGCCGGTGATTTTGTCGGAGCCGACATGGCTCGCAAGTTCTTGCAGATGGGATATACTCCAATACGGTTTACTTAAGACTGTTCAGTCTATAAAATCATGTGAAAAATAAACACTGCGATTGCTTCGCGGGTACGCTCGCAATGACAAAAAAACTTTAAGTGAACCGTATTGGGATATACTCTATCGCGCCGCTACGCTAACCACAAAAGCGGCCGAAAATACCAGCAGAACCCTCAGAAGCTGGAATCTGTAGCAGAACAAGCCGCAGCGAGAAAAGATATTTTGCCGTTAGAAGCAGATCCGGTGAAAGCAGCATCCGCCGCCATTTTTCAAGAGAAATGGATGCTGGCAAAAACCAACGAGAAATATCTCCAGCTTTTAGCCAGACACCGGCAGATGTACGAATCTTCTTGAGGCAAGCCTGAGGATTGACATCCCCATCTAACATATAGCCGAGTCTCAAATTTTAGACTCTGGTATAGTATTAGCCCCCAGGGCAGCAGTGGAGTTGTGCTTGCCTATCTGGGGGCATAACTGATTTGCCACACCCTAGAATTTAACGATCGTCTTCTTCTGTTTGCCACTGGCGCCACATTTCAAAGGCATTAAATCCCCTGTATTGCAGGTAATTCAAGACTTTGCCCTTGGTTTTCGGATCTACATTACCGATCGCCTCTATCTTGTATTTCCGCATGACTTTGGCTTTTAATTGGGCCAGTTGTTCTGCTTCTGAGTCCTGATTTTGGTCTAATTCTTCTTCCCAGACTTGCTCGAACAAATCGCTAGCAATTCCTTTTTGCAAGCACTTGCGCTTGACGGCTGATTTCCCGTATTTGCCCGCAGCAGAGGCGATCGAGTTTGCCACCAAGCGAGTGTCAGACTGATAGCCCCGGTCTTGAATTTGCGCGATCGCCTCCAATATTTCCTCATTGCCAAAACCTTTCTCTTGCCCCTTTTTGCGAAGTTCAGAGGCACTGTAGTCTTTGCGGGACAAGAGAAAATAGAAATAGTCAAGACAGCTCATCAGTTAAATTGAAGGGTGGCGCGCAAATACTCGTGTAGCGAATGTGAAATCCAGTAGCCTTGCTATCGGCCGACTGCATCGCTATATCCTCTATTCTTCTGTATCCTCCTCTTCATCATCCACTTCCACATCCGGTCTGTCCACATCGATCTGAATCAAGCGAATGTGCTTGTATCCGAGTTTAATTTCAAACTCGTCACCCGGCTTTAATCCCATTTCTTGGGTATAATTTGCTCCGATCACGATCGAGCCATTCTTGTGAACGCTAGCTCGATAACTCGCTTCTCGCCCGCGTCCGTCTGCTTTCGACTTCTCTAGCTCAATGCCCTTAGCAGCTAATACTGCATCGTA encodes the following:
- a CDS encoding DoxX family protein; translated protein: MKAQKELWRVILAVAISIVGVLHFAVPAPFIRIVPPQLPYPEALVYISGFFEILGGIGLLIPAVSRAAAWGLIALFIAVFPANINQAVNSIPIEGIPHQPLLYWFRLPFQAVLIAWAWVYTQPDEGKPRASVVPDTTQNVQ
- a CDS encoding regulatory protein RecX; protein product: MSCLDYFYFLLSRKDYSASELRKKGQEKGFGNEEILEAIAQIQDRGYQSDTRLVANSIASAAGKYGKSAVKRKCLQKGIASDLFEQVWEEELDQNQDSEAEQLAQLKAKVMRKYKIEAIGNVDPKTKGKVLNYLQYRGFNAFEMWRQWQTEEDDR
- a CDS encoding AbrB family transcriptional regulator encodes the protein MAETATAPLTGKGLLQKIKGSDLPRRELAKLCGYFTVSKSGETRINLAEFYDAVLAAKGIELEKSKADGRGREASYRASVHKNGSIVIGANYTQEMGLKPGDEFEIKLGYKHIRLIQIDVDRPDVEVDDEEEDTEE